In Acinetobacter sp. C32I, one genomic interval encodes:
- a CDS encoding cytochrome ubiquinol oxidase subunit I translates to MTLGFTALELARIQFAFTVSFHIIFPAISIGLASFLAVLEWRWLRTKDPIYKDLFKYWVKIFAVAFGMGVVSGVVMSYQFGTNWSEFSRIAGSVTGPLLTYEVLSAFFLEAGFLGIMLFGWGRVSPKAHFFATLMVAIGTCISMFWILSSNSWMQTPQGFAIENGIIVPTDWWAIVFNPSFPYRLVHMAIAAFMVAALLVAATAAWHLLKGRRDALVKTSFSMAMWLILVLAPLQVFVGDAHGLNTLEHQPAKLAAMEGHWETNYDEGMPLYLFGVPDMQEERTKYAIAIPNLGSLILTHSMDGTVKGLKDFAPEDRPNSTIVFWSFRVMVGLGMLMLLLAFAGAWLRKTGKLFESKWFHRFALVMGPSGFIAVLAGWFTTEVGRQPWVVYGVMRTKDALSPVSAEQVGLTLIIFVVVYCVVFGIGIYYMLKLMHKGPQFVEAVDLEPAGHGHFKTPMRPLSAVDESIDQQDSTKEEKHHD, encoded by the coding sequence ATGACTTTAGGCTTTACTGCACTCGAACTGGCACGAATACAATTTGCCTTTACCGTTTCTTTTCATATTATTTTCCCAGCCATCTCCATCGGATTGGCCAGCTTTTTGGCGGTTTTAGAATGGCGTTGGCTACGGACCAAAGACCCGATTTATAAAGACCTGTTTAAGTACTGGGTCAAAATCTTTGCGGTTGCCTTTGGTATGGGTGTTGTTTCTGGTGTGGTGATGAGCTACCAGTTCGGCACGAACTGGAGTGAATTTTCCCGTATTGCAGGAAGTGTCACAGGCCCTTTACTGACTTATGAAGTCCTGAGTGCTTTCTTTTTGGAAGCTGGCTTCTTGGGTATCATGCTGTTTGGTTGGGGGCGTGTCAGTCCCAAGGCACATTTCTTTGCCACCTTAATGGTTGCGATTGGTACCTGTATCTCCATGTTCTGGATTCTCTCCTCCAACAGTTGGATGCAAACGCCTCAAGGTTTTGCGATCGAGAATGGCATTATTGTGCCGACAGACTGGTGGGCAATTGTCTTTAATCCCTCTTTCCCTTATCGACTGGTACATATGGCGATTGCTGCCTTTATGGTTGCAGCGTTACTCGTTGCGGCAACAGCGGCTTGGCATTTGCTTAAAGGTCGCCGTGATGCCTTGGTCAAAACCTCGTTTTCGATGGCAATGTGGCTCATTCTGGTCTTAGCACCTTTACAAGTATTTGTTGGTGATGCGCATGGTCTGAATACTTTAGAACATCAACCTGCCAAACTTGCAGCGATGGAGGGCCATTGGGAAACTAATTATGATGAGGGCATGCCGCTATATCTATTTGGTGTACCAGATATGCAAGAAGAACGCACTAAATATGCCATTGCAATTCCAAATCTAGGCAGCCTGATCTTAACCCATTCTATGGATGGCACGGTTAAAGGTTTAAAAGACTTCGCCCCTGAAGATCGACCAAACTCTACCATTGTGTTCTGGAGTTTCCGTGTCATGGTGGGCTTAGGTATGCTCATGCTTTTGCTTGCCTTCGCTGGTGCTTGGCTCAGAAAAACTGGAAAGCTGTTTGAAAGTAAATGGTTTCACCGCTTTGCTTTAGTCATGGGTCCATCAGGATTTATCGCGGTACTGGCAGGTTGGTTTACCACTGAAGTTGGTCGCCAGCCTTGGGTGGTGTATGGCGTGATGCGTACCAAAGACGCACTTTCTCCTGTTTCCGCCGAACAAGTTGGTCTGACCCTGATTATTTTTGTGGTGGTGTACTGTGTTGTGTTTGGCATCGGGATCTATTACATGCTGAAACTGATGCATAAAGGCCCTCAATTCGTTGAGGCGGTGGATCTTGAGCCCGCAGGTCATGGTCACTTCAAAACACCTATGCGTCCTTTAAGTGCGGTCGATGAAAGCATTGATCAACAAGACTCAACCAAAGAGGAGAAACACCATGATTGA
- a CDS encoding carboxymuconolactone decarboxylase family protein, whose translation MTQRIDYNNIAPLGMKAFGGVYSYVLQCGLSTELIELVFLRVSQINNCAYCLDMHTRDLLKKGVAIEKIALVQAWDEAGTLFNERERAALNWAESVTKVAETHVPYDDFQRAQDLFSEKELVDLTIAINLMNAYNRMAISFRSVPQAAIR comes from the coding sequence ATGACTCAAAGAATCGACTACAACAACATTGCGCCTTTAGGAATGAAAGCATTCGGTGGTGTTTATAGCTATGTACTTCAATGTGGGCTGTCCACTGAATTGATCGAATTGGTATTCTTACGCGTCTCTCAAATCAATAACTGTGCTTATTGTCTTGATATGCATACGCGTGATCTGCTCAAAAAAGGTGTGGCAATAGAAAAAATCGCATTGGTTCAAGCATGGGATGAAGCTGGAACACTGTTTAATGAAAGAGAGCGTGCTGCATTAAACTGGGCAGAGTCAGTCACTAAAGTTGCTGAAACGCATGTTCCTTATGATGACTTTCAAAGAGCTCAAGACTTATTCTCAGAAAAGGAACTGGTTGATTTAACCATTGCCATCAATCTGATGAATGCTTATAACCGTATGGCGATTAGCTTTAGAAGTGTGCCTCAGGCAGCGATTCGTTAG
- a CDS encoding LysR family transcriptional regulator, with product MLSLKSLQCFVSLVNSKSFTRTAEELSLTQPTISKMLQQLEEQLQVALFVKPEHGRKRQVELTEIGQRVYQHALGLLQAEQNIFLEIENYQQLKTGTLKLGVPPLGSQLLTTALFDYHRQWPDIELAFLEVGSRGIEQALLNNELDVGVLLQPFDHQIFNSIELCNYPLMVVLRRDATWATRKKINLEELQQQSFLMFPENFSLNSIILDACQQHGFYPSIACRTSQWNLLADMVLQRMGIALLPQYYTDMLDPTLFAAIPLEKPNIQWHLAMAWKKNLPVSPAVQAWLSVIHQHFQKIKPMLEL from the coding sequence ATGCTTTCACTAAAATCATTACAATGCTTTGTCAGTTTGGTAAACAGTAAAAGCTTTACCCGTACTGCTGAAGAGCTTTCCCTGACGCAGCCGACCATCAGTAAAATGCTGCAACAGCTTGAAGAACAGCTTCAGGTGGCATTATTTGTAAAACCTGAACATGGTCGAAAAAGACAGGTTGAACTGACTGAAATCGGGCAACGTGTTTATCAGCATGCGCTCGGACTATTACAAGCCGAACAAAATATCTTTCTGGAAATTGAAAATTACCAACAATTAAAAACTGGTACCTTAAAACTCGGTGTGCCACCTCTCGGTTCACAACTACTCACCACCGCCCTATTTGATTATCATCGACAATGGCCAGATATCGAACTTGCTTTTCTTGAAGTCGGTTCTCGAGGGATCGAGCAAGCCCTGTTGAATAATGAACTGGACGTCGGCGTGTTATTACAGCCCTTTGATCATCAAATTTTCAACAGTATCGAACTGTGTAATTACCCACTGATGGTGGTATTGAGAAGAGATGCAACTTGGGCAACCCGCAAGAAAATAAATCTGGAAGAACTACAACAGCAATCCTTTCTGATGTTTCCTGAAAATTTTTCGCTCAACAGCATCATTCTTGACGCCTGCCAACAGCATGGCTTTTATCCAAGTATTGCTTGCCGTACCAGCCAATGGAATTTATTGGCGGATATGGTGCTACAACGTATGGGCATTGCTCTACTACCACAATATTATACCGATATGCTTGATCCAACCTTATTCGCTGCAATCCCGCTGGAAAAACCCAACATTCAATGGCATTTAGCCATGGCATGGAAAAAGAACCTTCCGGTCTCTCCAGCAGTACAAGCATGGCTCAGTGTAATTCATCAACATTTTCAAAAGATTAAACCCATGTTAGAGCTGTAA
- a CDS encoding CidA/LrgA family protein translates to MSTEAVSESLPQNSFLALVKQILILAGFWLAGYVLNQKLGIPISAGILGMFLLLFCLFFKVIKMDQVAMGATFVLGELLLFFVPVVVAVVQYKSLFMTEGWQIVLSIAIGTILVMLSTCLTIHYYNRLKSYLHARKHFQHKHI, encoded by the coding sequence ATGAGTACCGAAGCTGTTTCTGAATCTCTCCCACAAAATTCATTCTTGGCCTTAGTGAAACAAATTTTGATTCTTGCTGGATTCTGGTTGGCAGGTTATGTCTTAAACCAGAAACTCGGTATCCCAATTTCAGCAGGTATATTGGGTATGTTTCTACTGCTTTTCTGCCTGTTTTTTAAAGTCATTAAGATGGATCAAGTGGCAATGGGCGCGACCTTTGTCTTAGGTGAGCTATTACTGTTTTTTGTACCTGTGGTGGTCGCTGTCGTGCAATATAAAAGTCTGTTTATGACCGAAGGCTGGCAAATTGTATTGAGTATTGCCATTGGTACTATTTTGGTCATGTTGAGTACCTGTTTAACCATTCATTATTACAACCGCTTAAAAAGCTATCTACATGCACGTAAACACTTTCAGCATAAGCACATCTGA
- the yghU gene encoding glutathione-dependent disulfide-bond oxidoreductase — MSDSNYIPPQVWQWTGEKSDLNQPTSGSRYEHTLPIGKHPLQLYSLATPNGQKVTILLEELLALGYQDAEYDAWLIKIGEGQQFSSGFVEINPNSKIPALVDHSQNPPLRIFESGSILLYLAEKFKAFIPTDIAARTECLNWLFWQMGSAPYLGGGLGHFYAYAPVKIEYAINRFAMETKRLLDVLDQHLAKNEYLAGTEYTIADIAAFPWYGSLVKGWVYNADEFLAVDQYKHVQRWADAILARPAVQRGRMVNRTFGDLETQLHERHDASDFETKTQDKLQ; from the coding sequence ATGAGCGATTCAAACTATATTCCCCCACAAGTTTGGCAATGGACTGGAGAAAAATCTGATTTAAATCAACCCACGTCTGGCAGCCGCTATGAACATACATTACCTATTGGTAAACATCCGCTTCAATTGTATTCATTGGCAACGCCAAATGGCCAGAAAGTGACGATCCTGCTTGAGGAACTATTAGCTTTGGGATATCAAGATGCCGAATATGATGCATGGTTGATTAAAATTGGAGAAGGCCAACAATTCAGCAGTGGCTTTGTCGAAATTAACCCCAACTCTAAAATCCCAGCATTAGTTGATCATAGCCAAAATCCACCATTACGTATTTTTGAATCAGGTTCAATTTTGCTTTACCTAGCCGAAAAATTTAAAGCCTTTATCCCAACAGATATCGCTGCACGTACCGAATGTCTGAACTGGCTATTTTGGCAAATGGGAAGCGCACCCTATCTTGGTGGTGGCTTAGGGCATTTTTATGCTTATGCACCTGTGAAAATTGAATATGCCATTAATCGCTTTGCGATGGAAACCAAGCGCTTATTGGATGTTTTAGATCAACACTTAGCGAAAAATGAATATTTGGCTGGTACAGAATACACCATTGCCGATATTGCGGCTTTTCCTTGGTACGGCAGCCTGGTCAAAGGTTGGGTCTATAATGCAGATGAATTTCTAGCAGTAGATCAATATAAACATGTACAACGCTGGGCAGATGCGATTCTGGCGCGTCCCGCTGTGCAACGAGGACGAATGGTCAACCGTACTTTCGGAGACTTGGAAACCCAGCTACATGAACGCCACGATGCAAGTGATTTTGAAACTAAAACTCAAGATAAACTCCAATAG
- a CDS encoding siderophore-interacting protein produces the protein MTKQKKTSNDNNILKQNDHMRNLEQTEMTITAISRPFPSILRVHAKINTNQPDMWDRPNLSVRLEVSENLTRVYTIRSFNRNLSEVEIDLIEHEDESPAMQWIHNVQVGTTTQLIGPRPHFVPNFEADKHIVMFADETALPALYSILQHWKNNISADIFVESHDGNICEYLPNQENVQIHLLQRERPDQAGKMGLLLKAAYQFKKTDHISVWAACERNEARAIRQFFLEEKSLLKKDVQVTGYWNVGLSSTILDEVRLEFYQKHLEAGKTLETFDDLDMLV, from the coding sequence ATGACTAAGCAAAAAAAGACCTCAAATGACAACAATATACTCAAACAAAATGATCATATGAGAAATCTCGAACAGACAGAGATGACAATTACTGCAATTTCAAGACCATTCCCAAGCATTTTAAGAGTTCATGCTAAAATTAATACAAATCAGCCAGATATGTGGGATAGGCCCAATTTATCTGTTCGTCTCGAAGTTTCTGAAAATTTAACCCGCGTGTATACCATTCGCTCATTTAATCGTAATCTCTCTGAAGTTGAAATTGACTTGATCGAACATGAAGATGAGAGCCCTGCAATGCAGTGGATACATAACGTACAGGTCGGAACAACAACGCAACTGATTGGACCAAGACCGCATTTTGTCCCAAATTTTGAGGCAGATAAGCACATCGTGATGTTTGCCGACGAAACGGCCCTGCCTGCCCTTTACTCAATCCTGCAACATTGGAAAAACAATATAAGTGCAGATATTTTTGTTGAAAGCCACGATGGTAATATCTGCGAATATCTTCCAAATCAAGAAAACGTCCAAATCCATTTACTACAAAGAGAACGACCAGATCAAGCAGGAAAAATGGGGCTATTGCTTAAAGCCGCTTATCAATTTAAAAAGACAGATCATATAAGTGTTTGGGCAGCATGCGAACGGAATGAAGCTCGAGCGATTCGACAATTCTTTTTAGAGGAAAAATCGCTGCTTAAAAAAGATGTGCAAGTAACAGGTTATTGGAATGTTGGTCTTTCCAGTACGATTTTAGATGAGGTACGGCTGGAATTTTATCAGAAACATTTGGAAGCAGGAAAAACCTTAGAAACATTCGACGATTTAGATATGTTGGTTTAA
- the cydB gene encoding cytochrome d ubiquinol oxidase subunit II — MIDLSLIWVGIIGLGVLIYVILDGFDLGIGILFPFIKNSEERDVMMNTVAPVWDGNETWMVLGGAGLFAAFPLVYSTVLSALYMPITLMVIALIFRGVAFEFRFKANRTKYLWDQAFIWGSILSSFLQGVILGAYIQGIQTTNGIFSGSGLDWLTPFALFTGLGVVAMYAALGCGWLIMKTDHELQDQMYALMPKLIILLFVVFAGVSLYTPLTHPEIAARWFALPNLLYFSPVPILVLLFTFLILKACKQRQELKPFIFTLALVFLAFTGFVISLWPNIIPPSVTIWQAAAPHSSQKFALVGALILIPIIIGYTILSYWVFRDKVRVGDTGYH, encoded by the coding sequence ATGATTGATTTATCTCTGATTTGGGTCGGCATTATCGGTCTCGGTGTATTGATCTATGTCATTCTGGATGGCTTTGATCTCGGTATCGGAATTCTGTTCCCCTTTATTAAAAATAGCGAAGAACGTGATGTGATGATGAACACCGTCGCACCAGTCTGGGATGGCAATGAAACTTGGATGGTACTCGGGGGTGCAGGCTTATTTGCTGCCTTTCCATTGGTCTATTCAACAGTGTTATCGGCTTTATATATGCCGATTACGCTGATGGTAATTGCCCTGATTTTCCGTGGCGTTGCCTTTGAGTTTCGTTTTAAAGCCAATCGCACCAAATACTTATGGGATCAAGCCTTTATCTGGGGTTCGATTCTATCCAGCTTCCTGCAAGGTGTGATTTTAGGTGCTTATATTCAAGGCATCCAAACGACCAATGGTATTTTCTCAGGTTCAGGCTTGGATTGGCTGACGCCTTTCGCCTTATTTACGGGGCTGGGTGTGGTTGCCATGTATGCCGCTTTGGGCTGTGGTTGGCTGATTATGAAAACAGATCATGAATTACAAGACCAGATGTATGCGTTGATGCCTAAACTGATCATCTTGCTATTTGTGGTCTTTGCTGGGGTCAGTTTATATACACCGCTAACTCATCCTGAAATTGCAGCACGCTGGTTTGCCCTACCAAATCTACTATATTTTAGCCCAGTACCCATCTTGGTCTTACTCTTTACCTTCCTGATTTTAAAAGCATGTAAACAACGCCAAGAGTTAAAACCGTTTATCTTCACCTTGGCCTTAGTGTTCTTGGCATTTACAGGTTTTGTGATCAGCCTCTGGCCGAATATCATTCCGCCTTCGGTCACCATTTGGCAAGCCGCAGCACCGCATTCCAGCCAAAAGTTTGCCTTGGTTGGTGCATTAATTCTGATTCCGATCATTATCGGCTATACCATCCTATCGTACTGGGTGTTTAGAGATAAAGTACGGGTTGGCGATACGGGTTATCACTAG
- a CDS encoding PLP-dependent aminotransferase family protein has protein sequence MQTSIYFDIDRKLKIPLAEQIRIGIEKAIIAGLWNEGDRLPSWIDLATQLGVSRGTVKIAYDRLMDRQFIFASRSAGTRVAYRQMKSNPVQELPKAGSFIEMYLEMTSGHGIFQLGVPAKDIFPAKAFNRIRSQAIREENSGWLAYPDPRGEFELRREIAAYLAISRGIECSPEQVFITSGFASGLGLSLHALQVKGQKAWVEDPGFPLSKYALQVGGVDIEPIPVDNEGMDIDFAIKHAADATLALCTPGQQAPLGGTLSLARRLKLLAWAAENNMWLIEDDYLGELQLDGKSAPALFSLDQSKRVIHLGTFSKTINPQLRIGFAVVPTSLIHRYSEVTAALSPAPSPSLQIAILRFIKEGHFLRHLRRTKRLYLSQRDELKATLIRLGSDVTTAGLSVLIKLPADISDVAIAREAAALGMAPAPLSIWYHQDQDQHRGLLLGIATAPQAHVEPACAKLFELIQQKVRNN, from the coding sequence ATGCAAACATCTATTTATTTTGATATTGATCGCAAACTAAAAATCCCGTTAGCAGAGCAAATCCGCATAGGTATTGAAAAAGCCATTATTGCTGGCCTCTGGAATGAGGGCGATCGTCTGCCATCGTGGATTGACTTGGCCACACAGCTTGGTGTGTCTAGAGGAACTGTGAAGATTGCTTATGATCGTCTGATGGATAGGCAATTCATTTTCGCCTCTAGATCGGCTGGAACGCGTGTTGCCTATCGGCAAATGAAATCCAATCCTGTCCAAGAGCTGCCTAAAGCGGGTTCTTTTATTGAAATGTATTTAGAGATGACTTCTGGGCACGGTATATTTCAATTGGGTGTGCCCGCAAAAGACATATTTCCTGCCAAGGCGTTTAATCGAATCAGATCACAAGCGATACGAGAAGAAAATAGTGGTTGGCTTGCTTATCCAGATCCTAGAGGAGAATTTGAGTTACGCAGAGAAATTGCTGCGTATTTGGCAATCAGTCGCGGTATTGAATGTTCGCCAGAGCAAGTGTTTATTACTTCAGGTTTTGCCAGTGGCTTAGGGCTGAGCTTACATGCGTTGCAAGTTAAGGGGCAAAAGGCTTGGGTAGAAGATCCTGGCTTTCCTTTATCCAAATATGCGTTGCAGGTGGGAGGTGTCGATATTGAGCCCATTCCTGTTGATAATGAAGGAATGGATATTGATTTCGCAATAAAACATGCTGCAGATGCGACCTTGGCTCTGTGTACGCCAGGGCAGCAAGCACCTTTGGGTGGCACTTTATCATTAGCACGCCGATTAAAATTATTAGCGTGGGCAGCCGAAAATAATATGTGGTTGATTGAAGATGATTATTTAGGTGAGTTACAACTGGATGGCAAGTCTGCACCTGCGTTATTTTCTTTAGATCAATCCAAGCGTGTGATTCATTTAGGTACATTTAGTAAAACCATTAATCCCCAATTGAGAATTGGATTTGCAGTTGTCCCAACGTCCCTGATCCATCGTTATTCTGAAGTGACGGCGGCACTCTCTCCAGCACCATCACCGTCGTTACAAATTGCGATATTAAGATTTATCAAAGAGGGGCACTTTCTCCGACATCTCAGACGCACGAAACGACTCTACCTCTCACAACGAGATGAGTTAAAAGCCACCTTGATACGTTTAGGTTCCGATGTTACCACTGCTGGATTATCGGTGTTAATCAAGCTTCCTGCGGATATTTCTGATGTTGCAATAGCACGTGAGGCTGCAGCTTTGGGAATGGCACCAGCACCATTATCGATTTGGTATCATCAAGATCAGGACCAGCATCGTGGACTCTTATTAGGAATTGCTACAGCGCCTCAGGCTCATGTCGAACCAGCATGTGCAAAACTGTTTGAGCTCATTCAACAAAAAGTGCGGAATAACTAA
- a CDS encoding DUF2946 domain-containing protein, with protein sequence MLGRLLGFYAIFLQIAVFLQPLLPEKYQVSPVCETITQILLQDHHSTSPLHSHHHIAAQHDTAHEHQTFSAEVKTSASHHHHHDANHQCQYCVVYSHVLPLPDVDLKQILVRIQVRFLAFIENYFHVFFQLQQLFLTPQGRAPPLLISF encoded by the coding sequence ATGCTTGGAAGATTGCTTGGGTTCTATGCAATCTTTTTACAAATCGCTGTGTTCTTACAGCCATTGCTGCCAGAGAAATACCAAGTTTCTCCAGTATGTGAGACTATTACCCAAATTTTATTACAAGACCATCATTCTACCTCTCCGCTCCATAGCCATCATCATATTGCTGCTCAGCATGATACTGCACATGAGCATCAAACTTTTTCAGCTGAAGTTAAAACGTCGGCAAGTCACCATCACCACCATGATGCAAACCATCAGTGTCAATACTGTGTGGTCTATAGCCATGTACTGCCTTTACCAGATGTCGATCTAAAGCAAATTTTAGTCCGAATTCAGGTTCGATTTCTGGCTTTTATTGAAAACTACTTCCATGTTTTCTTTCAGCTTCAACAACTCTTTCTCACTCCTCAAGGTCGAGCACCTCCTCTCTTAATCTCATTCTGA
- a CDS encoding TetR/AcrR family transcriptional regulator, whose protein sequence is MKTALKPRKMPRQGRSKVTVDAILQSAAEILKEMDYAKFNTNLVAERAGISIGSLYQYFPNKDALIVALHKKHTQHIHDLLRTVIDSQNAQTLKQRIESLVDAVIAAHSFEPELHQLLEKKLPFFDINRVEDETGIRQEIYRLVELHQDEIVEKNTALMVWMILQLLESLIHAAVLEPPVNIAPQTVRNAIIQSIYNYLTKA, encoded by the coding sequence ATGAAAACAGCTTTAAAACCAAGAAAAATGCCCCGCCAAGGTCGTTCAAAAGTGACTGTAGACGCAATATTACAAAGTGCAGCTGAAATTCTAAAAGAAATGGATTATGCAAAGTTTAATACCAATTTAGTCGCAGAACGTGCAGGCATTAGTATTGGTTCTCTCTATCAATACTTTCCCAATAAAGATGCTTTAATTGTCGCTCTACATAAAAAACATACCCAGCACATTCATGATTTACTTCGAACTGTGATTGATAGTCAAAATGCACAAACCTTAAAACAAAGAATCGAATCCCTCGTGGATGCTGTCATCGCTGCGCATTCATTTGAGCCAGAATTACATCAACTGCTTGAAAAGAAGCTCCCATTTTTTGATATCAATCGTGTTGAAGATGAAACAGGGATTCGACAAGAAATTTATCGCTTGGTTGAATTACATCAAGATGAAATTGTAGAAAAAAATACAGCACTCATGGTGTGGATGATTCTTCAATTATTAGAATCTTTAATTCATGCTGCTGTGCTTGAACCACCTGTCAATATCGCGCCACAGACAGTGAGAAATGCCATTATTCAGTCGATCTATAATTATCTAACCAAAGCCTAG
- a CDS encoding MBL fold metallo-hydrolase, producing MKIKLSLAFSLLALSSFHVNANSNVAESRIQYQLTAAPIVQVEKKQLIAAGVWLIPDPYINYVPNIGIIEGNDAILVIDTGMGMQNGQHVYQVAKEIAKNRKIYLTTTHFHPEHQFGAAEFKDATYIINQKQEHELKDKGANYLQMFRAFGQIEKKALEKVVIRNADKTYSKRTVLDLGGRLVTLQEMPAHTRGDQIIYDQTSGTVFMGDLYEKNFYPIMPDADAKGSEWIKVIQQTIEMKPKIVVPGHGKLSTSQDLQEFKQHMLRVKALVKQHIALGLNQDQIIQTISPTIYREYPDWNNRVFLPFQIANFYAELTQQAIVLPSLVKELQSDPTQ from the coding sequence ATGAAGATCAAACTCTCCCTCGCATTTTCACTCTTGGCATTGAGTAGCTTTCATGTCAATGCAAATAGCAATGTTGCAGAAAGTCGTATTCAGTATCAACTGACTGCAGCACCTATTGTTCAGGTCGAAAAAAAGCAACTTATTGCAGCTGGCGTCTGGCTGATTCCTGATCCATATATTAACTATGTGCCTAATATTGGGATCATTGAAGGCAATGATGCGATCTTAGTGATTGATACGGGTATGGGCATGCAAAATGGCCAACATGTTTATCAAGTCGCAAAAGAAATCGCTAAAAATAGAAAAATTTATCTCACAACCACACATTTTCATCCAGAACATCAATTTGGTGCTGCTGAATTTAAAGATGCGACCTATATCATCAATCAAAAACAAGAGCATGAGCTAAAAGATAAAGGTGCAAACTATCTTCAGATGTTTCGAGCATTTGGCCAGATCGAAAAAAAAGCGCTTGAAAAGGTGGTAATTCGTAATGCAGATAAAACCTATAGCAAGCGAACAGTACTTGATTTAGGTGGTCGATTGGTCACTTTGCAGGAAATGCCAGCACATACACGAGGAGATCAAATTATTTATGATCAAACGTCAGGTACGGTTTTTATGGGGGATTTGTATGAAAAAAACTTTTATCCGATTATGCCTGATGCTGATGCGAAAGGGAGTGAATGGATCAAGGTAATTCAACAGACAATTGAAATGAAACCGAAAATTGTAGTACCTGGACATGGCAAGCTTTCGACAAGTCAAGATCTGCAAGAATTTAAACAGCATATGCTTCGGGTGAAAGCTTTAGTCAAACAGCACATTGCATTAGGACTTAATCAGGATCAAATTATTCAGACCATATCGCCTACGATCTATCGAGAATATCCAGATTGGAATAACCGAGTTTTTCTACCCTTCCAAATTGCAAACTTTTATGCGGAGTTAACACAACAAGCAATTGTGCTGCCAAGCTTAGTCAAAGAATTACAGTCTGATCCAACTCAATAA
- a CDS encoding LrgB family protein yields MNIWSIACLIWTLLAYLVAKRVYQKHPKLWLSPAISVPVLTIVLMAIFGISYQTYAQDTQWIVGLLGPATVAFAVPIYRYRDTIHKNLGVLSIAIVVGMSVGVMSAYEMAKLFHFSPEVTNSLMARSISTPFAMILAEDIHGSAALVSLFTVITGLVGMICGDAILAITKIRSNVANGAALGNAAHGFGTVRAQQRNSEEGVIASLTMVIAGILMVLVGPYAIHLWMLI; encoded by the coding sequence ATGAATATTTGGTCAATAGCTTGCTTGATCTGGACGCTGCTTGCTTACCTCGTGGCAAAGCGTGTCTATCAAAAACATCCGAAACTATGGTTATCTCCTGCGATTAGTGTGCCTGTACTCACGATTGTGTTGATGGCGATCTTTGGAATTTCATATCAAACCTATGCACAAGATACGCAGTGGATTGTGGGTTTACTAGGACCAGCAACTGTTGCATTCGCCGTGCCAATTTACCGTTATCGAGACACGATTCATAAAAACTTGGGGGTCTTGTCGATTGCGATTGTGGTGGGGATGAGTGTCGGGGTGATGTCTGCTTATGAGATGGCAAAGTTATTTCATTTTAGCCCTGAAGTGACCAATAGTTTGATGGCACGCTCTATTTCAACACCTTTCGCCATGATTTTGGCAGAAGATATTCATGGTTCGGCGGCTTTGGTTTCTTTATTTACGGTGATTACTGGCTTGGTCGGGATGATTTGTGGCGATGCCATTTTAGCGATTACTAAAATCCGTTCCAATGTAGCAAACGGCGCAGCATTGGGGAATGCAGCACATGGTTTTGGTACTGTGAGAGCACAACAACGTAATAGTGAAGAAGGGGTAATCGCAAGTTTAACCATGGTGATTGCGGGTATTTTAATGGTACTAGTTGGACCCTATGCGATTCATTTATGGATGCTGATCTGA